From Spirosoma aerolatum, one genomic window encodes:
- a CDS encoding acyl-[acyl-carrier-protein] thioesterase: MAFIQTDTFTLRGYECDAFGRMSIPALMNQMQESANRNALDYGIGIADLVGQGFGWMLMRFRLRIHQYPRYGQTIRLTTYPTAVEKYFIYRDFQVRAEDDTLLADASSIWLVFGIEKRTMVPLPEFIRNLKTPTGIDPLPKLSLKPDFQTMPFVAHLEKDVEVGWFSIDQNHHVNNVAYVGWLLESVTDSWLQTRELAEIDLVYRTESHWRDQLRIELATETSDTLVHRISQYESGKEVLLARSRWRDNGFVIPAQEG, from the coding sequence ATGGCTTTTATCCAAACCGATACATTCACCCTGCGTGGCTATGAATGCGATGCCTTTGGGCGTATGAGTATTCCGGCGCTGATGAACCAGATGCAGGAGTCTGCTAACCGAAATGCATTGGATTATGGTATTGGCATTGCCGATTTGGTGGGTCAAGGCTTTGGCTGGATGCTGATGCGGTTCCGGCTGCGCATTCACCAATATCCAAGATATGGACAGACCATTCGGCTGACGACCTATCCGACTGCCGTTGAGAAATACTTTATCTACCGTGATTTTCAGGTTCGTGCCGAAGACGATACCCTATTGGCCGATGCTAGCAGTATCTGGCTAGTGTTTGGTATCGAAAAGCGGACGATGGTGCCGCTGCCTGAATTTATTCGCAATTTAAAAACACCCACGGGTATTGACCCATTACCTAAACTTTCGCTAAAACCAGACTTTCAGACGATGCCGTTTGTCGCTCATCTCGAAAAGGATGTTGAAGTCGGTTGGTTCAGTATTGATCAGAATCACCATGTCAATAATGTAGCTTATGTAGGCTGGTTGCTCGAATCCGTTACAGATTCCTGGCTACAGACGCGGGAATTAGCCGAAATTGATTTAGTTTACCGTACCGAAAGCCATTGGCGCGACCAGCTTCGAATCGAGCTGGCAACGGAAACCTCCGATACGCTGGTACACCGGATAAGCCAGTACGAGTCAGGTAAAGAAGTGCTATTGGCACGAAGCCGGTGGCGGGATAATGGTTTCGTCATCCCGGCGCAGGAGGGGTGA
- a CDS encoding SGNH/GDSL hydrolase family protein, with protein MKTLLLIVSLLNLSIISLAQQADSTQYLATVKNELNAVWPKNRTINLVFHGHSVPAGYWHDHEVHTLESYPNLLLAKLKAQYPYAVINVIVTAIGGENSIKGQSRLDSDVLVHKPDVLFIDYALNDRFSNIGKVREAWEKMIQSAQAQKIPVILLTPSPDQRLNILDDNNPLEPFAQLIKQLADQYHTGLADPYSVFKQIAKRGELTNYMSHVNHPNKAGHEVIVGELLKWFRK; from the coding sequence ATGAAAACACTGCTTCTGATCGTAAGCTTACTCAATCTGTCTATCATCAGTTTGGCGCAACAAGCTGATTCAACGCAGTATTTAGCGACTGTCAAAAACGAATTAAATGCCGTCTGGCCGAAAAACCGGACCATCAACCTGGTCTTTCATGGGCACTCAGTACCAGCCGGTTACTGGCACGACCACGAAGTACATACCCTGGAATCGTACCCCAATCTCCTGCTGGCTAAATTGAAAGCCCAGTATCCATATGCCGTCATCAACGTGATTGTCACAGCCATAGGGGGCGAAAATTCCATTAAAGGACAATCCCGGCTCGACTCGGATGTACTCGTTCATAAACCTGATGTGCTGTTCATCGACTATGCTCTCAACGACCGTTTTTCCAACATCGGTAAAGTTCGGGAGGCCTGGGAAAAGATGATTCAATCAGCTCAGGCCCAAAAGATACCCGTTATTCTGCTTACCCCCTCCCCCGACCAACGGCTAAACATTCTGGATGATAACAATCCACTAGAACCTTTCGCACAACTCATCAAACAATTGGCTGATCAATACCATACGGGCCTGGCCGATCCATACTCAGTCTTTAAGCAGATTGCTAAACGGGGCGAGTTGACGAACTACATGTCGCATGTGAACCACCCGAACAAAGCCGGGCATGAGGTTATTGTGGGCGAGCTGCTGAAATGGTTCAGGAAGTAA
- a CDS encoding IS1/IS1595 family N-terminal zinc-binding domain-containing protein: MATPKCPKCNSTEAVRNGIVNQRQRFRCRQCNYNFTVDKVGKGISTYYVIKALQLYIEGVSFREIERLLGISHVSVMNWVKKYQIKVPEKNTYHPTYKILNHKELAEFITNKDNVEGAGMIITELGDKFMLIKWERFRD, translated from the coding sequence ATGGCCACTCCTAAATGCCCCAAATGTAATTCGACCGAAGCCGTTCGTAACGGAATCGTTAACCAACGTCAGCGCTTCCGTTGCCGACAGTGCAACTACAATTTTACGGTCGATAAAGTTGGAAAAGGTATCAGCACCTACTATGTCATCAAAGCCCTTCAGCTATACATTGAAGGGGTGAGTTTCCGCGAAATTGAGCGATTATTGGGCATCAGCCACGTTTCGGTGATGAACTGGGTCAAGAAATACCAGATCAAAGTACCCGAAAAAAACACCTATCATCCGACCTATAAAATCCTCAATCACAAAGAACTAGCCGAGTTTATTACGAACAAGGATAACGTAGAAGGGGCCGGCATGATCATTACTGAATTGGGCGATAAGTTCATGCTCATCAAGTGGGAACGCTTCCGGGATTAA
- a CDS encoding glycosyl hydrolase codes for MKFIFTLPVIGLFAAMGLLHTPTPQADTITYASLKEGFKNPPIHARPKVYWWWLNGYVDTVRLKEELQAIKKAGMGGVDIFEIGLPPASDANQVIPAGPAFMGEASVKTIAMAIREAGKLGLEVGLNLASSWNAGGTWVKPQHAAKTIYFSKMALNDATQQPVKLPFPTITPDRQGNKRPIVYGPDGKPDYYEEIAIIALPAGQTALFDTTNIVNVSSFFDPKTEQLTWKAPAGNWDIYRYICSNSGEQLIRPTPHSVGPIIDHFDSTATRMHVMYFIDRLKPLLGDFSKSPLKNLYLASYEAKEFTWTPTLPAAFRKLHGYDLYKFLPAIFNKDGYRPELAKSFQFDFDNTLSELMINNHYRKAKEICNRHGLQIISESGGPGHLHHIPVETLKALGALDVPRGEYWYNREFFMESDKDSLVDMIYLVKEIAAASHIYKRGIVEEESFTSYWDWQEGPADLKPLADRAFCEGMNRLVIHGFTHNPSGMGYPGIAYFAGTHYNDRNGWWPKVKPFNDYLARVSYILQKTNFVADVLHYYGDAIPNLIPPKNTRFAVGTGYDYEVINTEVLLRDLTVENGKWVLPGVGQYRVLHIGNEGKTPPAVRAKLKQLAAKGAKLVEATDSPFEALQSLAIVPDFSYAGQKADQRHTPIDHIHYQHNGLDFYLIRNTTNSWVSKDCFFRQSAQTPELWNPVTGEVSAISAYQQETNRIKIPVSLPPYGAYFVVFTPTPTDAKPVATELQHPASTTSIMALDGPWQLSFPKGWGAPSSTTFPKLISWTQSEQKGIRYFSGIATYQQTFQYKSVASKKQRLYLDLGRVSKLGEVWLNNKPLGIVWTPPYRVDITDAIKPGSNVLKVEVANTWSNRLTGDAITGETFTKTNITKANKNLVPWGKLPLIESGLLGPVRILMARIQ; via the coding sequence ATGAAATTCATTTTTACACTCCCGGTCATTGGATTGTTCGCGGCTATGGGCTTATTGCATACGCCTACTCCTCAAGCCGATACAATCACTTATGCGTCTCTAAAAGAAGGGTTTAAAAATCCACCCATCCACGCCCGGCCCAAAGTGTACTGGTGGTGGCTCAACGGGTATGTCGATACGGTTCGGTTGAAAGAAGAGCTACAAGCCATCAAAAAGGCCGGCATGGGTGGTGTCGATATTTTTGAGATCGGCCTTCCCCCGGCCAGCGACGCTAATCAGGTGATTCCGGCAGGGCCAGCTTTCATGGGCGAAGCTTCCGTAAAAACCATTGCGATGGCCATCCGGGAAGCCGGTAAGCTAGGCCTGGAGGTCGGGCTGAATCTGGCCAGTAGCTGGAATGCGGGTGGCACCTGGGTGAAACCACAGCATGCAGCCAAAACCATTTACTTCTCGAAAATGGCCTTAAATGACGCAACCCAACAGCCAGTTAAGCTACCCTTTCCAACCATTACCCCTGATCGGCAGGGCAACAAGCGTCCTATCGTGTATGGGCCAGATGGCAAGCCTGATTACTATGAAGAAATTGCCATAATCGCGCTGCCTGCTGGGCAAACTGCCCTATTCGATACAACTAACATCGTCAACGTATCCTCCTTTTTCGATCCTAAAACCGAACAGCTTACCTGGAAAGCACCCGCTGGAAACTGGGACATCTATCGGTACATCTGCTCCAATTCGGGCGAACAGTTGATCCGTCCTACACCCCACTCGGTTGGCCCAATCATCGACCATTTTGATTCAACAGCAACCCGGATGCATGTGATGTACTTCATCGACAGACTGAAACCTTTGCTCGGCGATTTCAGCAAAAGTCCGCTGAAAAACCTATACCTGGCCAGCTACGAAGCCAAGGAATTTACCTGGACGCCAACCTTACCAGCCGCTTTCAGGAAACTGCATGGGTACGACCTCTATAAATTTCTGCCCGCCATTTTCAATAAAGATGGGTATCGACCCGAACTCGCGAAATCGTTTCAGTTCGACTTCGACAATACGCTGTCGGAACTAATGATTAATAACCATTACCGGAAGGCGAAGGAAATCTGTAATCGGCATGGCTTACAGATCATTTCGGAATCGGGCGGACCGGGACATTTGCACCATATTCCGGTCGAAACACTGAAAGCGCTGGGGGCGCTGGACGTCCCTCGCGGAGAATACTGGTATAACCGGGAGTTCTTTATGGAGTCCGATAAAGATAGCCTGGTCGACATGATTTATCTGGTGAAGGAGATTGCAGCCGCGTCGCACATCTACAAACGCGGCATCGTCGAAGAAGAGTCGTTTACCAGCTACTGGGACTGGCAGGAAGGCCCTGCCGACCTTAAACCCCTGGCCGACCGTGCGTTTTGCGAAGGCATGAACCGGCTGGTTATTCACGGATTTACGCACAATCCGTCGGGTATGGGCTATCCGGGCATTGCGTATTTTGCGGGTACCCATTACAACGACCGCAACGGCTGGTGGCCCAAAGTCAAACCGTTCAACGACTACCTGGCCCGTGTCTCATACATTCTGCAAAAGACGAATTTTGTGGCCGATGTGCTTCATTATTATGGCGATGCTATCCCGAATCTGATTCCACCTAAAAACACCCGCTTTGCCGTTGGGACGGGCTATGACTATGAGGTAATCAATACGGAAGTCCTGCTACGAGACCTAACTGTTGAAAACGGGAAATGGGTACTACCGGGGGTTGGCCAATATCGTGTTCTGCACATTGGCAACGAAGGGAAAACGCCACCAGCCGTACGAGCCAAACTTAAGCAGTTGGCGGCTAAAGGAGCCAAACTGGTGGAAGCAACCGACTCTCCGTTTGAAGCCCTTCAGAGCCTAGCTATCGTTCCCGACTTTAGCTATGCCGGGCAAAAAGCCGACCAGCGGCATACGCCCATCGACCATATTCATTATCAACATAACGGCCTGGACTTTTACCTGATCCGAAATACGACCAATAGCTGGGTTTCGAAGGACTGTTTCTTCCGACAATCGGCCCAAACACCCGAACTCTGGAATCCCGTAACAGGCGAAGTCAGTGCCATTTCTGCGTATCAACAAGAAACAAATCGCATCAAAATTCCGGTTTCGTTACCGCCTTATGGCGCCTATTTCGTCGTCTTTACGCCAACGCCCACAGACGCCAAACCCGTGGCTACAGAACTACAACATCCAGCATCCACAACTTCCATCATGGCGCTGGATGGCCCCTGGCAGCTTAGCTTTCCTAAAGGCTGGGGTGCTCCATCATCGACTACCTTTCCAAAACTAATTTCCTGGACCCAATCGGAGCAAAAAGGTATTCGCTATTTTTCGGGCATTGCAACGTACCAGCAGACCTTCCAGTATAAATCTGTGGCGAGTAAAAAACAGCGACTTTATCTGGACCTTGGCCGCGTTTCGAAACTTGGTGAGGTGTGGCTGAACAACAAACCGCTGGGCATCGTCTGGACACCCCCCTACCGCGTCGATATTACGGATGCGATCAAACCCGGTTCCAACGTACTGAAAGTCGAGGTAGCCAATACCTGGTCGAATCGATTAACGGGCGATGCTATAACGGGTGAGACGTTTACAAAGACCAACATCACCAAAGCCAATAAAAACCTGGTTCCCTGGGGAAAACTGCCACTGATTGAGTCGGGTTTGCTAGGGCCGGTTAGGATATTGATGGCAAGAATTCAATAA
- a CDS encoding GntR family transcriptional regulator has product METKRTVAKPETHKAKFIALSESIIDKIKRGELQPGDQIPSENELIKTYHISNTTARKTLLEIESKGWARRIKGKGTYVLNRTEDHHLLRTLGSIYATRRGFHDSLIAEGFTPKNIVLEKTILQDGISSEINGRHFIIDGPVMKLHQLRYADDLLIKDEVKYISLTLCPKINRLPTEISYFKVYEDNYRLNIAEVQQTLGVKILEPNTTNFDLSKPTPVFVLDSAVICTGDQIVEIEQSYYHGDKYKFAVIANPEQLQRPSNSITS; this is encoded by the coding sequence ATGGAAACGAAACGAACAGTTGCTAAACCCGAAACGCATAAGGCAAAATTCATTGCCCTCAGCGAAAGCATCATTGACAAGATAAAACGGGGCGAATTGCAGCCGGGCGACCAGATTCCATCGGAAAACGAGCTGATTAAAACCTATCATATCAGCAATACAACGGCTCGAAAAACCCTGCTCGAAATTGAATCCAAAGGCTGGGCCCGGCGTATCAAGGGCAAGGGTACGTATGTGCTCAATCGCACGGAAGACCACCACCTGCTACGGACGCTGGGGTCCATCTACGCGACCCGGCGCGGGTTTCACGATAGCCTGATTGCCGAAGGATTTACGCCTAAGAATATTGTACTGGAAAAGACGATTCTACAGGATGGGATTTCGTCGGAGATCAATGGACGTCATTTTATTATCGACGGGCCGGTGATGAAGCTGCACCAGCTTCGCTATGCCGACGATTTGCTGATTAAGGATGAGGTGAAATACATTTCGCTGACGTTATGCCCTAAAATCAATCGGTTGCCTACCGAGATTTCGTATTTCAAAGTCTACGAAGACAATTATCGGCTGAACATTGCCGAGGTGCAGCAAACGCTGGGGGTAAAAATCCTGGAACCCAACACCACCAATTTTGACCTGAGTAAACCGACGCCTGTTTTTGTGCTGGATAGCGCGGTAATCTGTACCGGCGATCAAATCGTAGAGATTGAGCAGTCGTATTATCATGGCGATAAGTACAAATTTGCCGTTATCGCCAACCCCGAACAGCTTCAGCGCCCGTCCAATTCCATTACTTCCTGA
- the tnpA gene encoding IS200/IS605 family transposase: protein MANTYTQLDIQLVFAVKGRESLIEKSWKEELYRYITSIVQNHNHKLLAINGMPDHIHIFIGYNPAQLLPKLVEEIKTSSNKHINTNRLSRFPFSWQAGYGAFSYSRSQRADVIRYIDRQEEHHRRKSFGDEYRLMLQKFEVDYKEAYLFEFLENVAE, encoded by the coding sequence ATGGCCAATACATATACACAACTTGACATCCAATTAGTATTCGCAGTGAAAGGTCGTGAGAGTCTGATTGAGAAAAGCTGGAAGGAAGAATTATACCGATACATTACCAGTATCGTGCAAAACCATAATCATAAACTACTGGCTATCAATGGGATGCCCGACCATATTCACATTTTCATTGGTTATAATCCTGCTCAGTTACTACCCAAATTGGTGGAAGAGATAAAGACGTCATCGAACAAACATATCAATACCAACCGGCTATCCCGCTTCCCATTTAGCTGGCAAGCAGGGTATGGTGCATTTTCCTATAGTCGTTCGCAACGCGCCGATGTGATTCGCTACATTGATCGACAGGAAGAACATCACCGACGAAAATCGTTTGGCGACGAATACCGACTCATGCTGCAAAAATTTGAAGTGGACTACAAAGAAGCCTACCTGTTTGAGTTTCTTGAGAACGTAGCGGAATAA
- a CDS encoding DcaP family trimeric outer membrane transporter, whose product MNTLSNLLLWAGATALASASLTQPVRAQTNTGPQSTGSTTMIPMTSSVASPPVTVPATTTPVSTPTSAKPAETPVFSVKFTGFVRNDVSWDSRQTVNLREASVDLWAKDKQLDINGNDINAVSNLNMLGINSRLGVTFNGPDAWGAKTSGLLEMEWFGPSDAAVGGVRLRHAWAKLDWAKTQLAFGQFWHPLFVTDCFPGVVNFNTGIPFQPFNRSPQVRLTKHLNADWHLIVAAIAQRDFTNSGINGSSSEYLRNTAVPNLHAQLQLKREKVLAGIAFDYKVIRPRLSVGSGTTLQELNATVGSTAIMGYLKVISSRATFKAEIVSGANLTDHVMLGGFLAYGTNGIESSYKPVKITSMWAEIHGNGKKVVPGLFVGYSKNAGNDPNAIAAYGRGIGISGRGGIDNLMRIAPRVEFIAGKFKLGTEYEYTAAGYGTSTSDARVTSVETISNSRLLLTTTFAF is encoded by the coding sequence ATGAATACATTGTCAAACCTTTTGCTGTGGGCTGGCGCTACTGCACTGGCAAGCGCCAGCCTCACGCAACCCGTCCGGGCTCAGACCAATACGGGTCCACAGTCAACGGGAAGCACAACCATGATTCCCATGACGTCGTCGGTGGCTAGCCCTCCTGTTACCGTACCAGCAACGACGACCCCGGTTAGTACACCCACATCAGCCAAACCCGCCGAAACGCCAGTCTTCTCCGTTAAGTTTACCGGCTTCGTGCGGAACGATGTATCCTGGGATTCGCGCCAGACCGTAAACCTGCGTGAAGCCTCGGTCGACCTCTGGGCCAAGGACAAACAACTCGACATCAACGGCAACGACATTAATGCCGTATCGAATTTAAACATGCTGGGTATCAACAGCCGATTGGGCGTTACGTTCAACGGGCCCGATGCCTGGGGTGCTAAAACATCCGGTTTACTGGAAATGGAATGGTTCGGGCCGTCGGACGCAGCCGTTGGGGGAGTACGGCTGCGCCACGCCTGGGCAAAGCTGGACTGGGCCAAAACGCAACTGGCGTTTGGCCAGTTCTGGCATCCGCTGTTTGTGACGGACTGTTTTCCGGGCGTTGTCAATTTCAACACGGGCATTCCCTTTCAGCCGTTTAACCGAAGCCCGCAGGTCCGCCTGACCAAACACCTGAATGCCGACTGGCACCTGATCGTAGCAGCCATTGCTCAGCGCGATTTTACCAATTCAGGTATCAACGGCAGTTCGTCTGAATACCTGCGCAATACCGCTGTCCCGAATCTGCACGCCCAACTTCAGTTGAAACGCGAGAAAGTGCTGGCCGGAATCGCTTTCGATTATAAGGTGATTCGGCCCCGGTTATCGGTAGGCAGCGGCACTACCCTTCAGGAATTGAACGCTACTGTGGGCAGCACCGCCATCATGGGTTACCTAAAAGTAATAAGCAGCCGGGCCACCTTTAAAGCCGAAATTGTATCGGGTGCCAACCTGACCGATCATGTGATGCTCGGTGGATTTCTGGCCTACGGAACCAACGGCATCGAATCGTCGTACAAACCCGTCAAAATCACCTCGATGTGGGCTGAAATTCATGGAAATGGCAAAAAAGTAGTACCGGGTCTGTTTGTGGGTTACTCTAAAAATGCGGGCAACGATCCAAACGCTATTGCCGCCTATGGCCGGGGAATTGGCATATCAGGTCGTGGTGGTATCGACAACCTGATGCGGATTGCGCCCCGCGTCGAGTTCATTGCGGGCAAGTTCAAGCTAGGCACCGAATATGAATACACAGCCGCCGGGTATGGCACCTCTACCTCAGATGCTCGGGTAACCAGCGTTGAGACCATTTCCAACTCGCGTCTGCTACTGACTACTACGTTCGCGTTCTGA